A genomic window from Candidatus Kouleothrix ribensis includes:
- a CDS encoding DinB family protein, translating into MNPADTLTTLFNHNLWANLRLLEQCAKLTSEQLDATLSGGYGSIHATLQHIATSEQSYFARITTGLPRRRPGDAPPMTITEIVESLRTTGSGLVDWAPKVLADDTVQVDWEGTPRDVPKTIILTQAINHATEHRAQIMAILTQLGIQPPDLDSWSYFDELAL; encoded by the coding sequence ATGAACCCTGCCGACACGCTCACGACCCTGTTTAACCACAACCTATGGGCCAACCTGCGCCTGCTCGAACAATGTGCCAAGCTGACCAGCGAGCAGCTCGACGCCACCCTTTCCGGCGGCTATGGCTCGATCCACGCTACCTTGCAGCACATCGCCACGTCCGAGCAGTCGTACTTCGCGCGCATCACTACCGGCCTACCACGCCGCCGGCCGGGAGACGCCCCACCCATGACGATCACAGAAATCGTCGAATCGCTGCGTACCACTGGCTCCGGCCTGGTGGATTGGGCGCCTAAGGTACTGGCCGATGACACTGTGCAGGTCGACTGGGAGGGCACGCCGCGCGATGTGCCAAAGACGATCATCCTCACTCAGGCGATCAACCATGCCACCGAGCACCGCGCCCAGATCATGGCGATCTTGACGCAATTGGGGATCCAACCACCCGATTTGGATAGCTGGTCGTATTTCGACGAGCTGGCGCTATAG
- a CDS encoding diaminopropionate ammonia-lyase — MLDSRFFLNPAAAAYTAPAPAGDPLALHRLLPGYAPTPLVAAPQLAATLGLGQVWVKDESERIGLPAFKILGAAWATACALLRRLGQAELGCGSLAELGELVAPLRPLTLAAATDGNHGRAVAHMARLLGLGAQIFVPRGTAQARIDAITGEGAAVTVVDGGYDAAVARSAALAGPGCLVISDTSWPGYEDTPRDVIAGYATIFHEIDRQLADMAAAPPDLVLVQVGVGALAAALVRHYRRAGSPHRPQLVGIEPTRAACVLASLQAGQIVSIPGPQDSIMAGLNCGTPSLVAWPDLSAGLDALLAIDDERARAAMRALAADGIVAGETGAAGAAGLLDLCATAALAPLRAAIGLAPGARVLLLCTEGATDPIAYRQIVGSAAVL; from the coding sequence ATGCTCGACTCGCGCTTCTTCTTGAATCCTGCCGCCGCCGCATACACCGCCCCTGCCCCGGCCGGCGACCCGCTGGCGCTGCACCGGCTGCTGCCGGGCTACGCGCCTACGCCGCTGGTCGCGGCGCCGCAGCTGGCCGCCACGCTCGGGCTGGGCCAGGTGTGGGTGAAGGACGAGTCCGAGCGCATAGGCTTGCCGGCCTTCAAGATCCTGGGTGCGGCCTGGGCCACCGCCTGCGCGCTGCTGCGCCGGCTTGGCCAGGCTGAATTGGGCTGCGGCAGCCTGGCCGAGCTGGGCGAGCTAGTGGCGCCGCTGCGCCCGCTCACACTGGCCGCCGCCACCGATGGCAACCACGGCCGCGCGGTCGCGCATATGGCCCGGCTGCTCGGGCTTGGCGCACAGATCTTCGTGCCACGCGGCACCGCCCAGGCGCGCATCGACGCAATCACCGGCGAAGGCGCAGCAGTGACGGTGGTCGACGGCGGCTACGACGCGGCGGTGGCGCGCTCGGCGGCGCTGGCCGGCCCCGGCTGCCTGGTAATCTCCGACACCTCGTGGCCCGGCTACGAGGATACCCCGCGCGATGTAATCGCCGGCTACGCCACGATCTTCCACGAGATCGACCGGCAGCTCGCCGATATGGCTGCGGCACCGCCCGATCTCGTACTAGTGCAGGTAGGCGTCGGCGCGCTGGCGGCCGCGCTGGTGCGCCACTACCGCCGCGCCGGCAGCCCACACCGGCCGCAGCTTGTCGGCATCGAGCCAACGCGGGCCGCCTGCGTGCTGGCCTCGCTCCAGGCCGGGCAGATCGTCAGCATCCCCGGCCCGCAAGACTCGATCATGGCCGGGCTGAACTGCGGCACGCCTTCGCTGGTCGCATGGCCCGATCTGTCTGCCGGCCTCGACGCGCTACTGGCGATCGACGACGAGCGTGCCCGCGCGGCGATGCGCGCCCTGGCCGCCGATGGTATCGTCGCCGGCGAGACGGGCGCCGCCGGTGCGGCTGGCCTGCTCGACCTGTGTGCCACGGCCGCGCTCGCGCCGCTACGCGCCGCAATCGGGCTGGCGCCCGGCGCCCGCGTGCTGCTGCTCTGCACCGAAGGCGCCACCGATCCGATCGCATATCGGCAGATCGTCGGCAGCGCGGCCGTGCTATAA
- a CDS encoding DUF2029 domain-containing protein translates to MRLRLIIAALTLIAALLLLPQFLSDYAQDYAAARAWLHGADSNGRTADLLAECCAAMAPLYGGMQTAHPPFATLLALPLAWLPWPVARLAWLVLSWAAIVGAWQIGRVAPAVCAATASFWIIALGLGTHEPLLFLLLALALHLAERRPRVVGALVGLCAAIKVYPIVVIGGLLAARRYAQAAIALATGALALLLCELVLGLGVTRGWLRFVPINTQFYVDNIGNGSLVRLVRAVVPGAPPTPVALAVLALLSLPLLPRLRRSDWLRPLVPVMLLGSPLSWRHYMGLAALDQLGWAEQIALALAGLAALLIGMGVLPADNMAPVVQGPLLIVLIWMWYRASRPAAAIPSAAPQQAAPLPEER, encoded by the coding sequence ATGCGCCTGCGCCTGATCATCGCCGCCCTTACCCTGATCGCTGCGCTGCTGCTGCTGCCGCAGTTCCTCTCGGACTACGCTCAAGACTACGCGGCCGCGCGCGCGTGGCTGCACGGCGCCGACAGCAACGGCCGCACTGCCGACCTGCTGGCCGAGTGTTGTGCCGCCATGGCGCCGCTTTACGGCGGCATGCAAACGGCTCACCCGCCCTTCGCCACCTTGCTCGCGCTGCCGCTGGCCTGGCTGCCCTGGCCGGTCGCACGGCTGGCCTGGCTCGTGCTCTCGTGGGCCGCGATCGTCGGCGCCTGGCAGATCGGCCGGGTCGCCCCAGCGGTGTGCGCGGCCACTGCCAGCTTCTGGATCATCGCGCTCGGGCTAGGCACCCACGAACCGCTGCTGTTCCTGCTGCTGGCGCTGGCACTGCACCTGGCCGAACGCCGCCCGCGCGTGGTTGGCGCCCTGGTTGGCCTATGCGCGGCCATCAAGGTCTACCCGATCGTGGTGATCGGTGGGCTGCTGGCGGCGCGCCGCTATGCCCAGGCGGCTATCGCGCTGGCGACGGGTGCGCTCGCGCTGCTGCTGTGCGAGCTGGTGCTCGGGCTGGGCGTCACACGCGGCTGGCTGCGCTTCGTGCCGATCAACACGCAGTTCTATGTCGACAATATCGGCAACGGATCGCTGGTGCGGCTGGTGCGCGCCGTGGTGCCTGGCGCGCCACCTACGCCGGTGGCGCTGGCTGTGCTGGCCTTGCTGAGCTTGCCGCTGCTGCCGCGCCTGCGCCGCAGCGACTGGCTGCGCCCGCTGGTGCCGGTGATGCTATTGGGGTCGCCGCTCAGCTGGCGCCACTATATGGGCCTGGCCGCGCTCGACCAGCTGGGTTGGGCCGAGCAGATCGCGCTGGCGCTGGCCGGCCTGGCCGCGCTGCTGATCGGCATGGGTGTGTTGCCGGCCGACAATATGGCGCCGGTGGTGCAGGGGCCATTGCTGATCGTGCTGATCTGGATGTGGTACCGCGCCAGCCGCCCGGCTGCGGCCATTCCATCGGCCGCGCCGCAGCAGGCCGCGCCGCTGCCCGAGGAGCGCTAA
- a CDS encoding DUF2029 domain-containing protein — translation MAMTKQPIVATSWRPTSGRVRLWNAVALVLALAWLALIFLTLAPDPDDFQYYWQGARSIVQFGDPYALIRGNQPAIAYVYPPLFAYAIVPFGWLTQRQGQLAWFGVNMLLLGLLLAVCIRLSRSALARRYWGVLALLLVIAPPTRISLQLGQISILMALVMIGSFALARRRSWLAGTLLALAALIKIYPAALAGYFALRRRGVLGRGVAAGLVIVALSLLLHGAGPYINYLNKVVLGRDYPYFGEHNISLFGFWGRLLIANDYGVALMHAPWLARMLIGASGLAVLAVCVWASRAAAGALGEQLRFGVWLCGMMLLSPSNGAYTFVVLLMPLLAVLRYLELNNDRRIRAWLIVGTALVCWPPAWTDWNPWLYNTLHVRFGLLLLTPAIYGLVIYVGLLAYLVRSERAACSVQPADASVQ, via the coding sequence ATGGCAATGACCAAGCAGCCGATCGTAGCGACATCCTGGCGCCCCACGAGCGGGCGCGTGCGGCTCTGGAATGCCGTGGCGCTGGTGCTGGCGCTGGCCTGGCTGGCGCTGATCTTCCTGACGCTGGCGCCCGACCCGGACGACTTTCAGTACTACTGGCAGGGCGCGCGCTCGATCGTGCAGTTTGGCGACCCCTACGCGCTGATTCGCGGCAACCAACCAGCGATTGCCTACGTCTACCCGCCGCTATTTGCATATGCGATCGTGCCGTTTGGCTGGCTGACGCAACGCCAGGGCCAGCTGGCCTGGTTTGGTGTGAATATGTTGCTGCTAGGCCTGCTACTCGCCGTCTGCATCCGGCTGAGCCGCTCGGCGCTGGCGCGGCGCTACTGGGGCGTGCTGGCGCTACTGCTGGTGATCGCGCCGCCGACACGCATAAGCCTGCAGCTGGGCCAGATCAGCATCCTCATGGCGCTGGTGATGATCGGCAGCTTTGCGCTGGCGCGCCGCCGCTCGTGGCTGGCCGGCACGCTGCTGGCGCTGGCGGCGCTGATCAAGATTTACCCGGCGGCGCTGGCCGGCTACTTCGCACTGCGGCGGCGCGGCGTGCTGGGGCGTGGTGTTGCGGCCGGCCTGGTGATTGTAGCGCTCTCGCTGCTGCTACATGGTGCCGGCCCATACATCAACTACCTGAACAAAGTGGTGCTCGGGCGCGACTACCCGTACTTCGGCGAGCACAATATTTCGCTGTTTGGCTTCTGGGGCCGGCTGCTGATAGCGAACGACTACGGTGTAGCGCTGATGCACGCGCCGTGGTTGGCGCGCATGCTGATTGGTGCATCTGGCCTGGCGGTGCTGGCGGTGTGCGTATGGGCCAGCCGTGCTGCGGCCGGCGCGCTGGGCGAGCAGCTGCGCTTCGGGGTGTGGCTATGCGGCATGATGCTGCTCTCGCCCTCGAATGGCGCGTATACCTTCGTGGTGCTCCTGATGCCGCTGCTGGCGGTGCTGCGCTATCTTGAGCTGAACAACGATCGGCGCATCCGCGCCTGGCTGATCGTCGGCACGGCACTGGTATGCTGGCCGCCGGCCTGGACCGATTGGAATCCGTGGCTGTACAATACGCTGCATGTGCGCTTTGGGCTGCTGCTGCTCACGCCGGCGATCTATGGGCTGGTGATCTATGTTGGGCTGCTGGCCTACCTGGTGCGGAGCGAGCGTGCCGCGTGCAGTGTGCAGCCGGCAGACGCCAGCGTGCAGTAG
- a CDS encoding DUF2029 domain-containing protein: MEQTSAQEPRGSYGIRQDRLGRIAAWFAVLVVLLFAAKVAQTLIERADAPVADLVSYFDGALRLRAGVPLYRPDFNLLRDGAYQFIYPPPVALLLLPIPTYQLAWWIWAACSLICWLSALGLLLSVLAAPIRERVGRVWLPVLIAALINFPPVQSHLFWGQTQLMLLLLLTGCWWCLRRGHDTAAGGLLGLAIAVKIFPLLLIGPLVLQRRWRCLAVTGLTAVVVLAGSFALVGWDQGWFYITRVLPGVERALGQNSPGNNSIASVLRNMSIGAGPAEQLSLAIRLAIIGAVALGSWRIKSDPARAFALGMTMLTLVPPVIWEHYFVLLYLPWLDALSRMRRPQAPWLAGAYFLIATASLAYHAPSGLLAVVQLLPLSGALVLLACQLWAVRDGMLADRAL; this comes from the coding sequence ATGGAACAGACCAGCGCGCAAGAGCCGCGCGGCAGCTATGGTATACGGCAGGATCGGCTGGGCCGGATTGCGGCCTGGTTTGCCGTACTGGTGGTGCTGCTGTTCGCCGCGAAGGTGGCCCAGACGCTGATCGAGCGCGCCGACGCCCCGGTGGCCGACCTGGTCTCGTACTTCGACGGGGCGCTGCGGCTGCGCGCCGGAGTGCCGCTGTACCGGCCCGACTTCAACCTGCTACGCGATGGGGCCTACCAGTTCATCTACCCACCGCCGGTGGCGCTGCTGCTGCTGCCGATACCGACCTACCAGCTCGCCTGGTGGATCTGGGCGGCCTGCTCGCTGATCTGCTGGCTATCGGCGTTGGGACTGCTGCTTTCGGTGTTAGCGGCGCCGATTCGCGAGCGGGTTGGCCGCGTGTGGCTGCCGGTGCTGATCGCGGCGCTGATCAACTTCCCCCCGGTGCAATCGCACCTGTTCTGGGGGCAGACACAGCTGATGCTACTGCTGCTGCTGACCGGCTGCTGGTGGTGCCTGCGGCGTGGCCACGACACGGCGGCGGGCGGGCTGCTGGGGCTGGCGATTGCGGTCAAAATCTTCCCGCTGCTGCTGATCGGCCCGCTGGTATTACAGCGGCGTTGGCGCTGCCTGGCCGTAACCGGGCTGACAGCCGTGGTGGTGTTGGCCGGAAGCTTCGCGCTGGTTGGCTGGGATCAAGGCTGGTTCTATATCACCAGGGTGCTGCCTGGTGTGGAGCGCGCGCTGGGGCAGAACAGCCCTGGAAACAACTCGATCGCGAGTGTGCTGCGCAACATGTCGATCGGTGCCGGCCCTGCCGAACAGCTGAGCCTGGCCATCCGGCTGGCGATCATCGGAGCGGTGGCATTGGGGTCGTGGCGGATCAAATCGGACCCGGCGCGTGCGTTCGCGCTCGGCATGACCATGCTTACGCTCGTGCCGCCAGTGATCTGGGAGCACTATTTTGTGCTATTGTACCTGCCCTGGCTAGACGCGCTCTCGCGCATGCGGCGCCCGCAGGCACCCTGGCTGGCCGGTGCATACTTTCTGATCGCCACCGCTTCGTTGGCGTACCATGCGCCGTCGGGCCTGCTGGCGGTGGTGCAGCTGCTACCGCTCAGCGGCGCGCTCGTGTTGCTGGCGTGCCAGCTCTGGGCTGTGCGCGACGGTATGCTGGCCGATCGCGCACTATAG
- a CDS encoding DUF2029 domain-containing protein gives MSELFDTLFQIDWRIFMAGAEAWLSGQNPYAQLPSATFGSFSAGAFAYPPTALPWLALFVPLGGLGYYVWTLLELGLWWVLIGKTQRSQLLLVLWSPLLLHLFEGQSTFMAILVLWAAARAPRRGWLWGLALAWAMTKPQAALLPLLWLLWHDRQSPQRWRLLGGIALGTLLLALPPTLANPGIWADWLAALPAYRARILQMGAWQGPSVVLFGLAAWLWYRSRRGGWQWWLAAGAFPQTSFYSMVALMPVLRPRPNNWSLAGLALAGVLQGPMQLDLANGTSLVLLPWILCGHLLAAWMLAGGPQPAPIPAPAVPATPMPEQRRIQ, from the coding sequence ATGTCGGAGCTGTTCGATACGCTATTTCAGATCGACTGGCGCATCTTTATGGCTGGGGCCGAGGCCTGGCTGAGCGGCCAGAACCCCTACGCGCAGCTGCCGTCGGCCACGTTCGGTTCATTCAGCGCTGGTGCGTTTGCCTACCCGCCCACCGCGCTGCCCTGGCTGGCGCTGTTTGTGCCGCTGGGTGGGCTGGGCTACTACGTGTGGACACTGCTCGAGCTGGGGCTGTGGTGGGTGCTGATCGGCAAGACCCAGCGCTCGCAGCTGCTGCTGGTGTTGTGGTCGCCGCTGCTCCTGCACCTGTTCGAGGGCCAGAGCACGTTCATGGCCATCCTGGTGCTCTGGGCGGCGGCGCGCGCGCCCAGGCGCGGCTGGCTGTGGGGCCTGGCGCTCGCCTGGGCGATGACCAAGCCGCAGGCCGCGCTGCTGCCGCTGCTGTGGCTGCTCTGGCACGACCGGCAGTCGCCGCAGCGCTGGCGCCTGCTGGGCGGCATCGCGCTGGGCACGCTGCTGCTGGCCCTGCCGCCGACGCTGGCGAACCCAGGCATCTGGGCCGACTGGCTGGCTGCGCTGCCGGCCTACCGCGCGCGCATTCTACAGATGGGCGCCTGGCAGGGGCCGAGCGTCGTGCTGTTCGGGCTGGCAGCCTGGCTGTGGTATCGCAGCCGGCGCGGCGGCTGGCAGTGGTGGCTGGCGGCAGGCGCGTTCCCGCAGACCAGCTTCTACAGTATGGTTGCGCTGATGCCGGTGCTGCGGCCGCGCCCCAACAACTGGAGCCTGGCCGGGCTGGCGCTGGCGGGCGTGCTGCAAGGGCCGATGCAGCTCGACCTGGCGAATGGCACCTCGCTGGTACTGCTACCGTGGATCTTGTGTGGGCACCTGCTGGCGGCGTGGATGCTGGCGGGCGGGCCGCAGCCGGCGCCGATACCTGCGCCGGCAGTGCCGGCAACACCTATGCCCGAGCAGCGGCGCATCCAATAG
- a CDS encoding glycosyltransferase family 39 protein produces the protein MNVSQAEVALARPRGRDWAGPVIALLALLAGLWNLAGPAMWWDEGWTLSVARNWAERGFYGRLLDGQPAPPGLEAAITVTGPVALSFRLLGVGVWQGRLVGVLFLAAALLLLYALAARLYSRRIAVGTLFVALLMPMHPQLHPLIMARQVLAETPMFAYMLLGYLSMLLALNRSRRWWALAMLGWGLGVVTKAQALPFYCVSLLLPIAVVALRRRWDLVAWLGASLIGAVLVSCALPPLARLGLRGHTLPVVPIDGLYSVTALVLTPFNRLFALQLLLIVGLPTLLGLAYAAWRQLRPAEPERAPLGVALVRLAMLGLAGSWLAWYVLLSVGVPRYMFPATFFGSLFAALLLHDLTCGFDLQATLGRAGELVRGPRRWQAASTLVLLVLLALAVSLTLMTLNRNYIQASDTSAFAVADLLNQAGPGTIETYETELHFLLNRSYHYPPDQLHVELNRRSLLQEQPRITYDPLVADPEYLVVGRFARENELYQPAIDRGVFRELRTIGGYVMYQRVR, from the coding sequence ATGAACGTATCCCAGGCTGAAGTCGCATTGGCACGCCCACGTGGCCGCGATTGGGCCGGCCCGGTGATCGCGCTGCTGGCGCTGCTGGCTGGCCTGTGGAATCTGGCCGGGCCGGCCATGTGGTGGGATGAAGGCTGGACGCTATCGGTGGCGCGCAACTGGGCCGAGCGCGGCTTCTACGGGCGGCTGCTGGATGGCCAGCCGGCGCCGCCCGGCCTCGAGGCGGCGATCACCGTCACCGGGCCGGTGGCGCTGAGCTTCCGGCTGCTGGGCGTGGGTGTGTGGCAGGGCCGGCTGGTGGGCGTGCTGTTCCTGGCGGCGGCGCTGCTGCTGCTGTACGCGCTGGCGGCCAGGCTGTACAGCCGGCGCATTGCGGTCGGCACGCTGTTCGTGGCGCTGCTGATGCCGATGCACCCGCAGCTGCACCCGCTGATCATGGCCCGGCAGGTGCTGGCCGAGACGCCGATGTTCGCCTACATGCTGCTGGGCTACCTGAGCATGCTGCTCGCGCTCAATCGTTCGCGCCGCTGGTGGGCCTTGGCCATGCTCGGCTGGGGGCTTGGGGTGGTGACAAAAGCTCAGGCGCTGCCATTCTACTGTGTGTCGCTCCTGCTTCCCATAGCTGTGGTGGCGCTGCGGCGGCGCTGGGATCTTGTCGCCTGGCTTGGCGCCAGTTTGATCGGCGCGGTGCTGGTTTCGTGCGCGCTGCCGCCGCTGGCCCGGCTAGGGCTGCGCGGCCACACGCTGCCGGTGGTGCCGATCGACGGGCTGTACTCGGTGACTGCGCTGGTTCTGACGCCGTTCAACCGGCTGTTCGCGCTGCAGCTGCTGCTGATCGTCGGGCTGCCGACCTTGCTGGGCCTGGCGTACGCCGCCTGGCGGCAGCTTCGGCCTGCCGAGCCGGAGCGCGCACCGCTAGGTGTGGCATTGGTGCGCCTGGCGATGCTAGGCCTGGCCGGCAGCTGGCTGGCCTGGTACGTGCTGCTTTCGGTGGGCGTGCCGCGCTATATGTTCCCGGCGACATTCTTCGGCAGCCTGTTTGCCGCCCTGCTGCTGCACGACCTGACCTGCGGCTTCGATCTGCAGGCGACGCTCGGCCGTGCCGGCGAGCTGGTGCGCGGGCCGCGGCGCTGGCAAGCGGCCAGCACGCTGGTGCTGTTGGTGCTGCTGGCGCTGGCGGTGTCACTCACGCTGATGACGCTCAACCGCAACTACATTCAGGCGAGCGACACCAGCGCCTTCGCGGTTGCCGATCTCTTGAACCAGGCCGGGCCGGGCACGATCGAGACCTATGAGACCGAGCTGCACTTTCTGCTGAATCGCAGCTACCACTACCCGCCCGACCAGCTGCATGTCGAGCTGAATCGCCGCAGCCTGCTGCAAGAGCAGCCTCGGATCACCTACGACCCGCTGGTGGCCGACCCTGAGTACCTGGTGGTCGGCCGCTTCGCGCGCGAGAACGAGCTGTACCAGCCGGCGATCGATCGCGGCGTGTTTCGCGAGCTGCGCACGATCGGCGGGTATGTGATGTATCAGCGAGTGCGCTAA
- a CDS encoding glycosyltransferase family 39 protein, which produces MSALRHWLAPALLVAGLLVAGLWGLDATSPWWDEGWTLAVARTWVERGFYGRLLDGQPAPPGLEAAFPVTDMVALSLRLLGVGVWQGRLPIALCMLGALALMFQLADRLYSRRVAWATLGVLLLAPIHPQLHALALGRQVLAELPMLCYLLAGYLFFLQALRRSAGWLPLAMLFWGLGLLTKLQGVPFWALSLLAPLALALLQRRWRFAGLIGAGMLGAGVCVELLPLLQRWIVGGSAPEVVMVPGLVEVTAVVPVLSVRLAALQTTLVGGMPALLGLGYAAWRLLRQRLQIDSPEALLRCMLLLLAGSWLAWFAALSVGFVRYLFPALFVASLFVAALLADLTNGFDLAATGRQLRAALSARRLDRATIGTLLVLALALVTLPRGLQVLEAIYAVAPERAAAETAAFLNSATPAGARIETYETELYFFLDRAYHYPPDRLHVALNRRTFLQQDIPIDYAPLTGAPDYIVIGSFGEMWGLYDMVPGSPSYRLIRSYGAYKIYERIPG; this is translated from the coding sequence GTGAGCGCGCTGCGTCACTGGCTTGCGCCGGCACTGCTCGTGGCTGGGCTGCTCGTAGCCGGGCTGTGGGGCCTGGATGCAACCAGCCCATGGTGGGATGAAGGCTGGACGTTGGCCGTCGCGCGCACGTGGGTCGAGCGCGGCTTCTACGGGCGCCTGCTGGATGGCCAGCCGGCGCCGCCCGGCCTCGAGGCGGCCTTCCCAGTGACCGACATGGTGGCGCTGAGCTTGCGGCTGCTGGGCGTGGGCGTGTGGCAGGGCCGGCTGCCGATCGCGCTGTGCATGCTCGGCGCGCTGGCGCTGATGTTCCAGCTTGCCGACCGCCTGTATAGCCGGCGGGTCGCGTGGGCGACGCTAGGCGTGCTGCTGCTGGCGCCGATCCACCCGCAGCTGCACGCGCTCGCGCTGGGCCGCCAGGTGCTGGCCGAGCTGCCGATGCTATGCTACCTGCTGGCGGGCTACCTGTTCTTCCTGCAGGCGCTGCGTCGCTCGGCCGGGTGGCTGCCGCTGGCCATGCTGTTCTGGGGGCTGGGCCTGCTGACGAAGCTGCAGGGCGTGCCGTTCTGGGCGCTGTCGCTGCTGGCCCCGCTGGCGCTGGCGCTGCTGCAGCGCCGCTGGCGCTTTGCTGGGCTCATCGGCGCTGGCATGCTTGGCGCCGGCGTATGTGTCGAGCTGCTGCCATTGCTGCAGCGGTGGATCGTGGGCGGAAGCGCGCCAGAAGTCGTTATGGTGCCAGGGCTGGTCGAGGTTACCGCAGTGGTGCCGGTGCTGAGCGTACGCCTGGCCGCGCTGCAGACGACGCTGGTGGGTGGGATGCCGGCGCTGCTCGGCCTGGGCTATGCCGCATGGCGGCTGCTGCGCCAGAGGCTGCAGATCGACAGCCCCGAGGCGCTGCTGCGCTGCATGCTGCTGCTGCTGGCCGGCAGCTGGCTGGCCTGGTTTGCGGCGCTGTCGGTTGGCTTCGTGCGCTACCTGTTCCCGGCGCTGTTCGTCGCCAGCCTGTTTGTCGCCGCGCTACTGGCCGACCTGACCAACGGCTTCGATCTGGCTGCGACCGGGCGACAACTGCGGGCGGCGCTATCGGCGCGCCGGCTCGACCGCGCGACGATCGGCACGCTGCTGGTGCTGGCGCTGGCGCTGGTGACGCTGCCGCGCGGCTTGCAGGTGCTCGAGGCGATCTACGCCGTTGCGCCCGAGCGGGCGGCGGCCGAGACGGCCGCGTTCCTAAACAGCGCCACGCCCGCAGGCGCGCGGATCGAGACATACGAGACCGAGCTGTACTTCTTCCTCGACCGGGCCTACCACTACCCGCCCGATCGGCTGCATGTCGCGCTAAACCGCCGCACATTTTTGCAGCAAGACATACCGATCGACTACGCGCCGCTGACTGGTGCGCCCGACTATATTGTGATTGGCTCGTTCGGTGAGATGTGGGGACTCTACGACATGGTGCCAGGTTCGCCGTCATACCGATTGATTCGCAGCTATGGCGCATACAAGATCTATGAACGTATCCCAGGCTGA